A single window of Lynx canadensis isolate LIC74 chromosome C2, mLynCan4.pri.v2, whole genome shotgun sequence DNA harbors:
- the CHAF1B gene encoding chromatin assembly factor 1 subunit B isoform X1 — translation MRRRGSPRIPPAKRRVVPGIPPTLRRGLWRAGRSASGGGSWVCSRLTASLQNGARRICVAPSRLGRMKVITCEIAWHNKEPVYSLDFQHGTAGRIHRLASAGVDTAVRIWKVEKGPDGKAIVEFLSNLARHTKAVNVVRFSPNGEILASGGDDAVILLWKVNDNKEPEQIAFQDDDEAQLNKENWTVVKTLRGHLEDVYDICWATDGNLMASASVDNTAIIWDVSKGQKISIFNEHKSYVQGVTWDPLGQYVATLSCDRILRVYSTQKKRVAFNVSKMLSGIGAEGEVRSYRMFHDDSMKSFFRRLSFTPDGSLLLTPAGCVESGENVTNTTYVFSRKNLKRPIAHLPCPGKATLAVRCCPVYFELRPVVETDRASQEPGTELVHLPYRLVFAVASEDSVLLYDTQQPFPFGYVSNIHYHTLSDVSWSSDGAFLAISSTDGYCSFVTFEKDELGTPLKEKPVLSVGTPDTAKKTKSQPHQGSSPGPRLVEGTPSSPCTPPPQARPSPAPAAPSEEKKALQPSTQNPKAPPSRRVTLNTLQAWSKTTPRRINLLALKTETPPNSVPISIISTPSTEETEPGTPGDPQDSPPEPKRPRLGEHKGSSQGLEP, via the exons ATGCGAAGGCGGGGCTCCCCGAGGATCCCGCCTGCAAAGAGGCGGGTCGTACCTGGAATCCCGCCCACCCTGAGGCGGGGCCTGTGGCGCGCGGGAAGAAGCGCAAGCGGCGGCGGGAGCTGGGTGTGCAGCCGACTGACCGCGTCCCTGCAG AACGGTGCCCGACGGATTTGTGTTGCTCCATCAAGACTCGGGAGGATGAAAGTCATTACCTGCGAAATAGCCTGGCACAACAAGGAGCCGGTGTATAGCCTGGACTTCCAGCATGGCACCGCCGGGAGGATCCACAGACTGGCGTCGGCCGGTGTAGACACGGCGGTTAGG ATCTGGAAGGTGGAAAAAGGACCCGATGGAAAGGCCATTGTTGAATTTTTGTCCAATCTTGCCCGCCATACCAAAGCTGTCAATGTCGTGCGTTTTTCTCCAAATGGGGAAATTTTAGCATCAGGAGGAGATG ATGCCGTCATCCTGTTGTGGAAGGTGAATGATAATAAGGAGCCAGAACAGATTGCTTTTCAGGATGATGATGAGGCCCAGCTGAACAAGGAGAATTGGACTGTCGTAAAAACCCTGAG AGGCCACTTGGAAGATGTGTACGATATTTGCTGGGCAACTGACGGGAATCTAATGGCTTCTGCCTCTGTGGATAACACAGCCATCATATGGGATGTCAGTAAAG GACAGAAGATCTCTATCTTTAATGAACATAAAAGTTATGTCCAAGGAGTAACCTGGGACCCCTTGGGTCAGTATGTTGCCACCCTGAGCTGTGACAG gatCCTCAGGGTGTACAGCACCCAGAAGAAACGTGTGGCTTTTAATGTCTCAAAGATGCTGTCTGGAATAGGGGCCGAAGGAGAG GTCAGAAGTTACCGGATGTTTCACGACGACAGCATGAAGTCCTTCTTCCGTAGACTCAGTTTTACCCCTGATGGGTCTTTGCTCCTCACACCAG CTGGATGTGTGGAGTCTGGAGAAAATGTAACAaataccacctatgttttctccAGGAAGAATCTTAAAAG GCCCATCGCTCACCTTCCCTGTCCTGGCAAAGCGACGCTTGCAGTTCGCTGCTGTCCCGTCTACTTTGAGTTGAGGCCGGTGGTGGAGACAG ACAGAGCGTCACAGGAGCCGGGCACGGAGCTGGTGCACCTGCCCTACCGCCTGGTGTTTGCTGTGGCTTCTGAAGACTCTGTGCTCTTGTATGACACCCAGCAGCCGTTCCCTTTTGGCTACGTGTCTAACATACATTACCATACCCTGAGTGATGTCTCCTG GTCCAGCGATGGGGCCTTCCTGGCCATTTCTTCCACGGATGGCTACTGTTCGTTTGTGACATTCGAGAAGGATGAACTTGGAACACCTTTGAAAGAGAAGCCGGTCTTAAGCGTGGGAACTCCCGATACAGCAAAGAAAACGAAGAGTCAGCCACACCAGGGGTCTTCGCCAGGCCCCAGGCTGGTAGAGGGGACCCCCAGCAGCCCCTGCACACCCCCGCCTCAGGCAAGACCATCTCCAGCCCCAGCAGCGCCTTCCGAGGAGAAGAAGGCCCTGCAGCCCAGCACGCAGAATCCCAAAGCACCCCCATCCCGGAGGGTCACTCTGAACACGCTGCAGGCCTGGAGCAAGACAACACCCCG gagGATAAATTTACTAGCCTTAAAGACAGAGACTCCACCAAATTCTGTACCAATTAGTATAATCTCCACCCCTTCCACAGAAGAAACTGAACCAG GGACGCCCGGGGACCCTCAGGACAGTCCTCCGGAGCCCAAGCGGCCTCGGCTTGGTGAACACAAAGGAAGTTCCCAAGGTCTGGAGCCTTGA
- the CHAF1B gene encoding chromatin assembly factor 1 subunit B isoform X2 yields MKVITCEIAWHNKEPVYSLDFQHGTAGRIHRLASAGVDTAVRIWKVEKGPDGKAIVEFLSNLARHTKAVNVVRFSPNGEILASGGDDAVILLWKVNDNKEPEQIAFQDDDEAQLNKENWTVVKTLRGHLEDVYDICWATDGNLMASASVDNTAIIWDVSKGQKISIFNEHKSYVQGVTWDPLGQYVATLSCDRILRVYSTQKKRVAFNVSKMLSGIGAEGEVRSYRMFHDDSMKSFFRRLSFTPDGSLLLTPAGCVESGENVTNTTYVFSRKNLKRPIAHLPCPGKATLAVRCCPVYFELRPVVETDRASQEPGTELVHLPYRLVFAVASEDSVLLYDTQQPFPFGYVSNIHYHTLSDVSWSSDGAFLAISSTDGYCSFVTFEKDELGTPLKEKPVLSVGTPDTAKKTKSQPHQGSSPGPRLVEGTPSSPCTPPPQARPSPAPAAPSEEKKALQPSTQNPKAPPSRRVTLNTLQAWSKTTPRRINLLALKTETPPNSVPISIISTPSTEETEPGTPGDPQDSPPEPKRPRLGEHKGSSQGLEP; encoded by the exons ATGAAAGTCATTACCTGCGAAATAGCCTGGCACAACAAGGAGCCGGTGTATAGCCTGGACTTCCAGCATGGCACCGCCGGGAGGATCCACAGACTGGCGTCGGCCGGTGTAGACACGGCGGTTAGG ATCTGGAAGGTGGAAAAAGGACCCGATGGAAAGGCCATTGTTGAATTTTTGTCCAATCTTGCCCGCCATACCAAAGCTGTCAATGTCGTGCGTTTTTCTCCAAATGGGGAAATTTTAGCATCAGGAGGAGATG ATGCCGTCATCCTGTTGTGGAAGGTGAATGATAATAAGGAGCCAGAACAGATTGCTTTTCAGGATGATGATGAGGCCCAGCTGAACAAGGAGAATTGGACTGTCGTAAAAACCCTGAG AGGCCACTTGGAAGATGTGTACGATATTTGCTGGGCAACTGACGGGAATCTAATGGCTTCTGCCTCTGTGGATAACACAGCCATCATATGGGATGTCAGTAAAG GACAGAAGATCTCTATCTTTAATGAACATAAAAGTTATGTCCAAGGAGTAACCTGGGACCCCTTGGGTCAGTATGTTGCCACCCTGAGCTGTGACAG gatCCTCAGGGTGTACAGCACCCAGAAGAAACGTGTGGCTTTTAATGTCTCAAAGATGCTGTCTGGAATAGGGGCCGAAGGAGAG GTCAGAAGTTACCGGATGTTTCACGACGACAGCATGAAGTCCTTCTTCCGTAGACTCAGTTTTACCCCTGATGGGTCTTTGCTCCTCACACCAG CTGGATGTGTGGAGTCTGGAGAAAATGTAACAaataccacctatgttttctccAGGAAGAATCTTAAAAG GCCCATCGCTCACCTTCCCTGTCCTGGCAAAGCGACGCTTGCAGTTCGCTGCTGTCCCGTCTACTTTGAGTTGAGGCCGGTGGTGGAGACAG ACAGAGCGTCACAGGAGCCGGGCACGGAGCTGGTGCACCTGCCCTACCGCCTGGTGTTTGCTGTGGCTTCTGAAGACTCTGTGCTCTTGTATGACACCCAGCAGCCGTTCCCTTTTGGCTACGTGTCTAACATACATTACCATACCCTGAGTGATGTCTCCTG GTCCAGCGATGGGGCCTTCCTGGCCATTTCTTCCACGGATGGCTACTGTTCGTTTGTGACATTCGAGAAGGATGAACTTGGAACACCTTTGAAAGAGAAGCCGGTCTTAAGCGTGGGAACTCCCGATACAGCAAAGAAAACGAAGAGTCAGCCACACCAGGGGTCTTCGCCAGGCCCCAGGCTGGTAGAGGGGACCCCCAGCAGCCCCTGCACACCCCCGCCTCAGGCAAGACCATCTCCAGCCCCAGCAGCGCCTTCCGAGGAGAAGAAGGCCCTGCAGCCCAGCACGCAGAATCCCAAAGCACCCCCATCCCGGAGGGTCACTCTGAACACGCTGCAGGCCTGGAGCAAGACAACACCCCG gagGATAAATTTACTAGCCTTAAAGACAGAGACTCCACCAAATTCTGTACCAATTAGTATAATCTCCACCCCTTCCACAGAAGAAACTGAACCAG GGACGCCCGGGGACCCTCAGGACAGTCCTCCGGAGCCCAAGCGGCCTCGGCTTGGTGAACACAAAGGAAGTTCCCAAGGTCTGGAGCCTTGA